A window of Paenibacillus sp. 19GGS1-52 contains these coding sequences:
- a CDS encoding GNAT family N-acetyltransferase — translation MEHYKIPISHTLGYADRTITVSGPRSPETLEGLSMHKDLDAFRSPREQLEALIEIARLPEGRVIAATENQTIIGYVTFHYPDELELWSQGGMKDLIELGAIEVANDYRGMGLGRLLISTSFEQKQLENCIVFTTEYYWHWDLRGSGLDVWAYRQMMEKLMKTVDMVWYATDDPEICSHPANCLMVRIGHEVPLSSQETFDRVRFRQRFMY, via the coding sequence ATGGAACATTACAAAATCCCCATTTCTCATACGCTTGGATACGCCGATAGAACAATTACGGTGAGCGGACCGCGTTCTCCTGAGACTCTGGAGGGCCTCAGCATGCATAAAGACCTTGATGCCTTTCGTAGTCCACGTGAACAGTTAGAAGCCCTTATAGAGATCGCCAGACTGCCTGAAGGCCGTGTAATCGCGGCTACTGAGAATCAAACCATTATAGGCTATGTCACTTTTCATTATCCGGATGAGCTTGAACTTTGGTCGCAAGGGGGTATGAAGGATCTTATTGAGCTGGGCGCAATAGAAGTAGCAAATGATTATAGGGGGATGGGACTTGGAAGGCTGCTCATTTCTACCTCTTTTGAACAGAAGCAGTTGGAGAATTGTATCGTGTTCACTACTGAATATTATTGGCACTGGGATCTGCGTGGAAGCGGACTAGATGTGTGGGCTTACCGCCAAATGATGGAGAAGCTAATGAAGACGGTAGATATGGTCTGGTACGCTACTGACGATCCGGAAATCTGTTCACACCCTGCCAACTGCCTAATGGTTCGTATTGGCCATGAGGTTCCCCTGTCTTCGCAGGAGACCTTTGACAGAGTGCGTTTCAGACAACGTTTTATGTATTGA
- a CDS encoding 5'-methylthioadenosine/adenosylhomocysteine nucleosidase — MPRIIGLIGAMDEEIKLLLEGMEERMTVVKAGISYYTGTLFGKSVVLCKCGVGKVNAAVTTQILLDTFGASQVLFTGVAGAVHPELNIGDIVISSSCMQHDMDVTALGYPKGIIPYQEVSAFSADPALVLLAEQACVELKQKYLIGKVLSGDQFIASADVVAELRKELDGACAEMEGAAVAQVCYMYDTPFVVIRSMSDKADGSAHVNFREFTVEASERSHAILEYMLKAM, encoded by the coding sequence ATGCCTAGGATTATTGGTTTGATAGGTGCGATGGATGAAGAGATTAAGCTGCTACTAGAGGGTATGGAGGAAAGGATGACAGTGGTTAAGGCTGGAATCAGTTATTATACCGGAACCCTATTCGGTAAGTCTGTTGTGCTTTGCAAATGCGGGGTTGGTAAAGTGAATGCAGCGGTAACCACACAAATTCTGCTCGATACGTTCGGGGCCTCCCAGGTCCTGTTTACTGGTGTAGCAGGAGCAGTGCACCCTGAATTGAACATAGGAGACATTGTTATATCGTCAAGCTGTATGCAGCATGATATGGATGTTACAGCACTTGGCTACCCAAAAGGCATTATTCCGTATCAGGAAGTGTCTGCTTTTTCCGCAGATCCGGCGTTGGTACTGCTCGCTGAGCAGGCTTGCGTAGAACTTAAGCAAAAGTATCTGATTGGCAAGGTGCTCTCCGGGGATCAGTTTATCGCTAGTGCTGATGTTGTTGCCGAACTGCGAAAAGAGTTGGACGGAGCATGTGCCGAGATGGAAGGGGCAGCAGTGGCGCAGGTATGTTATATGTACGACACTCCTTTTGTAGTGATTCGTTCCATGTCGGACAAGGCAGATGGATCTGCGCATGTGAATTTCCGGGAATTTACTGTAGAAGCATCTGAGCGCTCTCATGCCATATTGGAGTACATGCTGAAGGCGATGTAA
- the ccpA gene encoding catabolite control protein A yields MTVTIYDVAREAGVSMATVSRVVNNNPNVKPQTRKKVFEAIERLGYRPNAVARGLASKKTTTVGVVIPDISNSIFAEIARGIEDIANMYHYNIILCNADKRKEKEIRVINTLLEKQVDGLLFMGGTVTQEHIQAFQTSSVPIVLCATSDEQGNYPSVDIDHETAAFDAVNTLIRHGHREIAMISGTLQDPANGYARFQGYKKALEAAGIEYQEDLVRIGNYRYESGVEAMKYFLGLKHKPTAIFAATDEMAIGAIHSIQDEGLKVPDDFSIISVDNIRMASMVRPLLTTVAQPMYDLGAVAMRLLTKLMKKETVENPRVILPHETILRLSVNHLNK; encoded by the coding sequence TTGACGGTAACCATTTACGATGTAGCTCGAGAAGCAGGCGTATCTATGGCTACGGTATCACGGGTTGTGAATAATAACCCGAACGTGAAACCGCAGACTAGGAAGAAAGTTTTTGAAGCGATTGAACGTTTGGGCTATCGTCCAAATGCCGTGGCGAGAGGACTCGCCAGTAAGAAAACGACAACCGTTGGGGTTGTCATTCCAGATATTTCAAACTCGATTTTTGCAGAAATTGCACGTGGGATTGAAGATATCGCCAATATGTACCACTACAATATTATATTGTGTAATGCCGATAAGCGTAAAGAGAAGGAAATTCGTGTTATTAATACTCTTTTAGAGAAACAAGTGGACGGGCTGCTCTTCATGGGCGGAACAGTAACGCAAGAACATATCCAGGCTTTTCAGACTTCCTCAGTTCCGATTGTATTGTGTGCTACCAGCGATGAACAAGGGAATTATCCTTCTGTTGATATCGATCACGAAACTGCTGCGTTTGATGCTGTGAATACATTGATCCGTCACGGCCACCGTGAGATCGCGATGATTAGCGGTACGCTGCAGGATCCTGCGAATGGCTATGCACGGTTCCAAGGGTATAAGAAAGCGCTTGAAGCGGCTGGAATCGAGTACCAAGAGGATCTGGTTCGTATTGGTAACTATCGTTACGAATCCGGTGTTGAAGCTATGAAGTATTTCCTCGGTCTGAAGCATAAGCCGACAGCCATTTTTGCTGCAACAGATGAGATGGCGATTGGCGCTATCCATAGTATTCAGGATGAAGGTCTGAAGGTTCCAGATGATTTCTCAATCATAAGTGTGGATAATATTCGTATGGCTTCCATGGTTCGTCCTTTGCTCACTACTGTAGCACAGCCTATGTACGATTTAGGTGCGGTAGCTATGAGACTTCTGACGAAGCTGATGAAGAAAGAAACAGTCGAGAATCCGCGGGTTATTTTGCCGCATGAGACGATTCTGCGTTTGTCCGTAAATCACTTGAATAAGTAA
- a CDS encoding type 1 glutamine amidotransferase domain-containing protein: MRLAGKKVIALVDDEFEDLELWYPVYRVREEGAEVHLAGLEKDKTYVGKYGVPAKAEYSWDELNAADYDGILVPGGWAPDKIRRYSAVLKLVQDFNTAKKPIGQICHAGWVLISAKILEGVTVTSTPGIRDDMENAGAIWKDEAVVTDGHIISARRPPDLPPYGKAFCDALAGE, encoded by the coding sequence ATGAGACTAGCCGGCAAAAAGGTCATCGCACTCGTAGACGATGAATTTGAGGATTTGGAGCTCTGGTACCCCGTGTACCGGGTCAGAGAAGAAGGTGCCGAGGTTCATCTGGCAGGACTCGAAAAAGATAAAACTTATGTAGGTAAATACGGTGTGCCTGCCAAGGCAGAGTATTCCTGGGACGAGCTTAATGCCGCCGATTATGATGGCATCTTAGTTCCTGGTGGATGGGCGCCTGATAAAATTCGCCGCTATAGCGCAGTGCTAAAGCTAGTGCAGGATTTCAATACTGCCAAGAAACCAATTGGCCAAATCTGCCACGCCGGATGGGTGCTGATTTCCGCCAAAATATTGGAGGGTGTTACTGTTACCTCCACTCCGGGTATCCGCGATGATATGGAAAATGCTGGAGCGATCTGGAAAGATGAAGCGGTCGTCACAGATGGACACATCATCTCTGCCCGCCGCCCGCCGGACCTCCCGCCTTATGGCAAAGCCTTCTGTGATGCGCTTGCGGGGGAATAA
- a CDS encoding alpha/beta fold hydrolase: MNKIEDIVEVYAGCCEVQITDNALRVTVPMIVMYPTDAPEQTDRIGPYSLEVARDAAPLDGKFRLVLISHGTGGSPLVYRSLARHLARSGFIVGLLEHPFNNRNDNSLEGTVQNLTYRPRHLRMAADWFFEDERFKGLLQPGGHSVIGHSMGGYTALAAAGGIPTSFPTESPDGKPQQIDVPYDSRIRSLILLAPASVWFRNEGALSNVRLPILMLDAEQDPYTPPFHAQIIMNSVAEPQMIRYRTVENAGHYSFLTPFPTEMISPAFPPSQDPPGFDRVQFHETLKAEVVEFLLT, encoded by the coding sequence ATGAACAAAATAGAAGACATTGTTGAAGTATATGCAGGTTGCTGCGAGGTACAAATTACCGACAACGCATTGAGGGTGACCGTTCCCATGATCGTGATGTATCCGACAGATGCACCGGAACAGACTGATAGGATAGGGCCGTACTCGTTGGAGGTGGCCAGAGACGCAGCGCCGCTGGATGGAAAATTTAGGCTAGTCCTCATTTCACACGGTACAGGCGGTTCACCGCTTGTGTACCGGTCGCTCGCTCGGCATTTAGCGCGCAGCGGCTTTATCGTTGGCCTGCTCGAACATCCATTCAATAACCGCAACGATAATAGTTTGGAAGGTACTGTCCAAAACCTCACCTATCGCCCCCGGCACCTTCGCATGGCAGCCGACTGGTTTTTTGAAGATGAGAGGTTTAAGGGGCTTCTCCAGCCGGGAGGCCATTCGGTCATCGGGCATTCCATGGGGGGCTACACCGCGCTTGCAGCAGCTGGCGGCATCCCGACCTCCTTCCCTACTGAGAGCCCGGATGGGAAGCCGCAGCAGATCGATGTTCCATATGATTCACGCATCCGGTCCCTGATTTTGCTAGCACCGGCGTCCGTTTGGTTCCGTAATGAGGGAGCATTAAGCAATGTTCGGCTCCCTATTCTCATGTTGGATGCCGAGCAAGACCCTTACACACCTCCTTTTCACGCGCAGATCATCATGAATAGTGTTGCTGAACCGCAAATGATTCGCTATCGGACGGTGGAGAATGCCGGACATTATTCCTTCCTGACTCCTTTCCCAACTGAGATGATTTCACCAGCCTTTCCTCCCTCGCAAGACCCGCCCGGCTTTGATCGCGTGCAATTTCACGAAACGCTGAAGGCTGAAGTAGTAGAGTTTCTGTTGACTTAA
- a CDS encoding GyrI-like domain-containing protein gives MNYKDLVIKAITYIEDHLTDESLSTKVKEAAGYSPYHFHRIFLSVTRNSVSEYIRKRRLTQAAYDLFYTNQRIIDIAILYRFESQESFARAFWKMFSISPGQFRKQRDMKDTLFRAMEKLPLDEVGLQHLNKSVSLVPAFVCLNKLHLVGMSIPGVNSDEVGKLWRSFRQRLFEIERKPDTEDIFYAVIELTGRQWEITYIACVEVASEERVVPLGMVAKLLPVVTYAVFTHKGTLSRLNDTFQYIYETWLPQSGSVRTNCPEFVRYDHRYLGPMNEDSVLDIYIPVGSPY, from the coding sequence GTGAATTATAAGGATTTGGTAATCAAGGCCATTACCTATATTGAGGATCATCTGACCGATGAGAGCTTAAGCACCAAGGTTAAGGAGGCTGCGGGCTATTCGCCGTACCATTTTCACCGGATCTTCCTATCGGTTACGAGAAACTCCGTCTCGGAGTACATACGCAAGCGGAGATTGACACAAGCAGCATACGATTTATTTTATACCAACCAAAGGATCATAGATATTGCCATCCTGTACCGGTTCGAGTCTCAGGAATCCTTCGCCCGAGCCTTTTGGAAAATGTTCTCCATCTCGCCTGGACAATTTCGAAAGCAAAGGGACATGAAGGACACGCTGTTCCGGGCAATGGAGAAGCTTCCTTTGGATGAAGTGGGGCTACAGCATTTGAATAAGAGCGTCTCCCTCGTGCCAGCTTTTGTCTGCCTGAATAAGCTGCATCTGGTCGGCATGTCAATACCGGGTGTCAATTCGGACGAGGTCGGAAAGCTATGGCGGAGCTTTAGGCAGCGTTTGTTTGAAATTGAGCGAAAGCCGGATACGGAAGACATATTTTATGCGGTCATTGAACTTACAGGTAGGCAATGGGAAATCACGTATATCGCTTGTGTCGAGGTGGCTAGCGAGGAGAGGGTAGTTCCCTTGGGAATGGTCGCTAAGCTGCTCCCAGTGGTAACTTATGCGGTTTTTACTCATAAGGGGACATTATCGAGACTCAACGATACGTTCCAGTACATTTATGAAACGTGGTTACCCCAGTCAGGCAGCGTTCGTACGAATTGCCCGGAGTTTGTGCGTTACGACCATCGATATCTAGGTCCGATGAACGAGGATTCGGTATTAGACATATATATTCCCGTTGGCTCGCCATATTAG
- a CDS encoding sigma factor yields the protein MDNIIMGKELLASQEELFFERVSLQKRKLYGIAYSYLRSESDALEVLQEATCRAWIKRKSLKDPSGLHLGSFEL from the coding sequence ATGGACAATATAATAATGGGCAAGGAGCTGCTTGCTAGTCAAGAAGAGCTCTTCTTCGAACGGGTATCTTTACAAAAAAGGAAACTATATGGGATTGCCTACAGCTATCTGCGGAGTGAGTCTGACGCACTGGAAGTTCTGCAGGAGGCTACCTGCAGAGCATGGATTAAACGCAAAAGCCTGAAAGACCCGAGCGGTTTACACCTTGGATCATTCGAATTGTGA